TTCAATGTATGATGAGATTGTTTATAGGCTAGAAGGTGATAATCATTTGAGTTTTGAAGGGTATGAAGGGTATCAAATTATTGGGATGCATGGTTGGATTTTAGAAGTTAATGGAGAAATTACAAAGCTTTCATTTGGTACTGCTTTGACAAACTGCGCCGCAATATACATTGGTGATAAAAATGTAGCTATTGTTAAAAAAATTGCTAAAATTAATCATTATTGCGAAGTTCAAGCTGAGCCGATGATTGCTAGTGAATTTGTAGCTATGTTTAATAAAAATTATTTACCAGATACCGAGTTTTACCACGCCGCATTTCAAGACCGCCCAAATTCAATAAATTTACCATACTTCGATCTAATCGCATTTTTCTTATGTAAGCCAAATTTAAAAATGAAATTATTTGATTTAAGCCTTATCCCAAGTGATAGAGATATAGAGATTGATAGGGATATAGACCGCTCTTATCTGATACCAAATATTGTATTTTTCAAAGATTCTATGGAGTTTATAGATGAGTATATCGGGCATTTGTATCCTAATATCACAAAGCATATTGATAGCGTTCTAAGCCCACAAATCATAAATAGGATTAAAGAGCAGTTAGCCACGCCACCGCAACCACCAAAGCCAACCACGCCACAACCAAATGTATCGCAACCCGCTCAACCAGCGACGCCACCACAACCAACCCCACAAGAGCAGATAAGCTCACTCAAAGAAGAGATAAATAAAAAAGATAAGGCTATAAAAGAATTTAGCGATAAATTGAGTTTGCAAGAGGCTAATCTAAAATCAACAAACGAGAGCTTACTCAAAAAAGATCTAGAGATTAAAAATTTAGAAATAACTAGCCAAAATATCAAAAATCATCTAAGCTACAAGCTAGGAAATTCCATTATAAAAGCACACAAAAGCTGGTATAAAGGCGGATATATTAAATTTATATTTGAAGCTATAAAGATCAAAAACGAGCATAAAAATAGAACAAAATAAAGATAAAAAATAAATAAAAATAAAGCATTATGGCTGAGCTATTAAATAAAGCTCAATATTTTAGCTAGTTAAATTTAAATAACGCCATTTATAATATCGCTAAATTTAGTCTAAAATTTAGGTGCTTTCTTAGAGTAATTTAAAGAAAGCTTAAAGTAATTTATATTTGTGGCGGTAGATTTTCAAGACAATCAAACCAAAAACATCAACTAAAGAATTTTTATCCTTGTTACTATCAATCTTATTTTTTTGTTGTCTGATTTTATAGCGATTTCTTCGTTTTTAGTCTCAATTTTTATTTCTTCTTTAAAATCTGCTTTAATTTCTATTTATTGCTTTAACTTATTATCTTTTTTATTTCTCTTACTTTATCAAGACATTCGCTTGTGTCACAACCATCTGTATCATAATGCCAACTAGTAAAAAATGCGCTAGAAGCTAATCTGCCTAAAATTGCAACAGAAAAGATAGTTTTTTATAATAGCCTGTTGTCATTGTAAAGTATATTTTTATAATGTTGGCTATTTGTATATAAAATTTTACTTAAAATAAAACTATTTTTAGCTAAAAAATATGATAATGTCTTTTTTGAAGATTTAAATTTAAAAACTTTTGTAAAGATATCCATATCGCAAAATACACCATTATCTTTGCTAATATGGATAAATTTATTTATATTTTTATTTATAGCATTACTATGTGTAAAAACAATCCAAATTTAAAAAATATGGGTAAAATACACACTTTTTAAAAGGATAAATTTATGCTAGAAAGTATTATAAATTTTTTAGTCGATCTAGTCGCAGACTGGGGATATATAGGTATATTTTTACTTATGGCGCTTGAGAGTAGTTTTTTTCCATTTCCTAGTGAAGTAGTAATGATACCAGCTGGTTATCTAGTTTTTAAAGGCGATATGAATATGTTTTTAGCATTTTTATCAGGAGCTTTTGGAAGCCTTTTTGGAGCACTGTTTAATTATTATCTATGTTACTTTTTTGGACGTCCTTTTATAGAAAAATATGGTAAATTCGTCGGCATAACCGAAGAAAAAATGAGAAAATTTGAAACATTTTTTGAAAAATACGGCGAGATATCGACTTTTAATTGCCGCTTACTTCCTGGAATTCGTCAGTACATCAGCTTGCCTGCTGGACTTGCTAAAATGAATATATTTAGATTTTCACTGCTTACAACTCTAGGAGCTGGAATTTGGGTTGCTATACTTATGGCTATCGGATATATACTTGGAGATCAAAAAGAGCTTATAAAAGAGTATCTGCATATCATAACCATAGCTCTGATATTTGTAGTATTTTTTATAACAGCAGTCTATCTTTATATCAAAAGAAAGGAAAAATAATTTTTTTCTTAATATAAAAAACAAATGCTTTAAATTGTTTAATATTTCAAATTTTCATGCTTTTGTAGCTTTACTTTTATTGTTCGCTAGACCGCCAAGTCATGCGACTTGTCTTTTGTCTAGCTCATCTGCAAGATAAAAAGTCTATTGCGTTAAATTTGTTTGCTATTCCAAATTTTCGCCGAAAACTCATACGAGTTTTCTATTGCGAAAATTTTCTTTTAACCCCAAATTCTTTTAATATCTTAGCTTGTATTTTAAACCACTCTTTAAGTCGCATTACTGGATATCCGGCGTATTGTTCGCCACCAAGTAAGTCTTTCGTCACTCCTGCACGACCTGCGACTTGTGCAAAGTCGCCTATACTAAGATGTCCTGCAGTCGCACTTTGTCCGCCCATGACTACATTGCGACCTAGTTTGCTACTTCCTGCAAGACCTACTTGAGAGACTATAATACAACCAAATCCAAGCTCACAATTATGACCTATTTGAACTAGATTGTCTATTTTTGAGTAGCGTTTTACGATAGTTGGTTCAAAAACTCCACGATCTATAGTTGTGCAAGCTCCGATCTCTACGTCATCTTCTATCTCTACCCAACCATTATGGTATATTTTGATATGCTCTCCAAGCTTTGTATGTGCAAATCCAAAACCATCACTCCCTATAACACAATTCGCATTTAGATGACAACGACTGCCAACCTTTGAGTTATTATAGATGACTACGTTTGGATGGATTATGCTATCATCTCCTATGATAACATTATCGCCGATATATGCTCCGGCCATAACTACAACATTTTTACCTATCTTAGCATTACTTCCTATATAGACATTTGGCATTATCTTTGCGGTGCTATCTATGGTAGGCTCTACTTTTGGATAAAAAAGCGGTTTAGAAAACGGCTTTGAGAGCAAGGCAAAAGCAAGATGAGGATTTTCTACTATTACGGCTCTACTTTTAACTAAATTTGCCAAATCTTTAGTCACTAAAATAGCTCCAGCTCTACTCTCTTTTATAAATTTAGCGTTTTTTGGACTATCGCAGTAGCTTAGCTCATTTTCATTTGCACGTCCGAGCGAATTTAGAGCCAAAATTTCAATATCAGCTCCACTAAATTCTAACCCTAATATCTTATAAATTTCACTTAATTTCATCAAATTTCCATCATCACAGATCCACTTCTAACTATCTGAACCGGATTATATTTTTTCATAACTTTTATAAAGCAGTCTATCCTACTAGCGTTATCGCATGCCATAACTATGATATAGTTTTCATTTGCATTTGCAACGCTTCCATTATATGATTTTAGTATCGCATCAAGTCCGCTAAAGTCCTCAGACAATGAAATTTTTACCAAAACCATCTCTTTTTCGATAAACTCGCCACTATCTATGACTTTATATGTAGGTATGAGCTTATGAAGCTGTTTAACTATCTGTTCAAAAACCCTCTCATCACCGCTAGTTACGATATTTACTCTTGAAAACTCACTTTCTGGGATAGGAGCAACCGTAAGCGAGTCGATGTTGTATCCACGCCCTGAAAATAGCCCGACGATACGGCTCAAAACACCGTGTTCATTTAAAACTATAGCTGATATAACTCTTCTCATCTCTTACTCCAAAATCATATTATAGATCGCAGCACCTGCTGGAACCATCGGTAAAACGTTTTCAAATCTATCTATCTTTACTTCTATAACGCTAACAGTATCGCTTTTTAAAGCTGTTTGCAAGGCTTTTTTAAATTCATCTTTTGTTTCTACGCTAAATCCTATCCCGCCAAAGCCTTCGCAGACTTTTACAAAATCAGGCTGCAACTCAAGATCTGTATTTGAGTAACGTCCGCCGTAAAAAAATGTTTGCCACTGACGAACCATTCCTAAGAAGTTGTTATTTAAAACTATATTTATAACTCTTTTTTTATTAGCGCTCAAAGTCATAAGCTCTTGAACATTCATAAGAAATCCGCCGTCCCCACTTACTGCGATGACTGGCTTATCACTTCCAAATGCTGCGCCCATAGCAGAAGGTAGGCCAAAGCCCATAGTGCCTAATCCACCGCTTGTAAGAAGCTGTCTTGGATGATTAAACGGATAAAACTGCGCAACCCACATTTGGTGCTGTCCGACATCTGTTGCTATGATAGCATCATCGCCTACTATGTTAGCTATATTTTGTACTACCCACTGCGGTTTTAGCACATCATCGCTATCTTTAAAACAAAGCGGATGAAGATTTTCGTAGATTTTTATCTGATCTCTCCACGAAGCGAAATTCGCAGGATCTAGATCTATTTTATTATTTAGTTCTATCATAACATTTTTTAGATCTCCGACTATAGGAAACTCAGCATTTACTATCTTACCGATACTGCTTGGATCTATATCTACGTGTATGACTTTAGCGTTTTTGCCAAATTCACTAAGTTTGCCAGTTACTCTATCATCAAATCTTGCGCCAAAACAGATGATAAGATCAGCTTCGCTAAGAGCCATATTTGCAGCGTAACTTCCGTGCATTCCTACCATACCTAAATTTAGCTCATCATCACTTCTTAAAACTCCAAGAGCCATAAGCGTCTCTACTGCTGGTATCTTTGTTTTTGATATAAATTTTCTTATCTCATCGCTTGAATTACTACTTACAGCCCCACCGCCTATATATACTATAGGTTTTTTTGATTTTGCTATGGCCTCACAAGCTTTTTTGATCTGATTTGGATGACCTTTTGTATTTGGTTTATACGTTTGCATCTTTATCTCATCAGGGTATTTAAACTCGCCTATTGCAGCAGTAACGTCTTTTGGTATATCTATATGCACAGGTCCTGGTCTGCCAGACCTTGCTATATAAAAAGCTTGTTTTAGCACAAGTGGAAGTTCATCTACTGTCTTAACTAAAAAATTATGTTTTACACAAGGACGCGAAATGCCTACCGCATCTATCTCTTGAAAGGCATCTGTACCTATGAGCGGCAATGCGACTTGACCGCTTATGAGCACCAGTGGAATCGAATCAGCATAAGCAGTAGCAAGTCCTGTGACGGCATTTGTAAAACCAGGACCACTTGTAACAAAAGCAACACCCACTTTTCCTGTAGCTCTAGCATATCCATCAGCTGCATGAACTGCTGCTTGTTCGTGACGAGTAAGTATATGAGTAAAATAATTTTGCTTATAAGTCTCATCATATATATTTAAAGCTGCCCCACCAGGATAGCCAAAAACAACACTAACTCCTTCGTGCTTTAATGCTTCACTAATCATCTGTGAACCATTTAATTTTTTCATAATTCCACCTTTGTATAAAAATGCCAAAATTATAACGTTAGTTTAGTTAAGTAAAATTAAAAGAGTATAAAAATATAAGATAAAAAACCAAATTTATAGTAGTAAATGTGTGTTTTTTACACATTTACTAAATAAATTAGGTCATATACAAGAAATTAAAAAGGCCAGATAGCTTCTAAAAGACTTGTTCCCCAAGGTTTTTTAGTAGCACGCGCTATCTCGCCTTCTGTTTTATAGAGAATTTTGGCATCAGCTATGTATTTTGACTCTATCTCATTTTTTTGGCTGATATCATAAGGTCTTATAACTCCACTTATTTGTATGATCTGCTTTTCATTATTTACAAGAAGTTCTTTACTGCCTTCTATAAAATAATTTCCATTATTTAAAACTTTTATGATTCTAGCTGAAATAGTCGTATTAAATGCCTCGTCTCTGCTATTACTACCGCTTCCGCTGTATTGATTTGAGCCACCACCGCTAAATCCAATTCCTGCTATTTTATTGACATCTCTTAAAGGTCCGCTAAGCGGTGAGCCCTCTGGCGTAGTAAATGCTCCGCCGTTTAAAGATATAGTGCTATCTCTTTCAGTAGCTTTATTTGCCTTTGATGTTTGACTTGTAGTTTCTTCTATGACTACAGTTACTATATCATTGACATTCATAGCTTTTCTATCTGAAAATAGCGGATTATCCCCTCTACCAAACAGACTTCCTAGATTGCTTTGTCCAAGTCCGTTCTCTCTTGATGGTAGCTCTTCTACATAAACAGGGGGTTGCATAGATATCTTTGGATCAGTGCCAGTAGCACAACCTGCAAACGCAAACACAGACAAAATTGAAATAAAAATATATTTTGTTTTCATAATATACCTTAAATATAAATATGCTACAATGCTTAAGCAAATTAAGTTCCAAAACTAGGAGAAGAGTATGCTAAGGGCTATTTATGTTTTAAATTCAGACTTTAGAAATGAAGATTTTAAACAAAAATTGTTGGAAAAATTAAGCAGTACGTATAAGAAAATTGTCACATTTCTACCTATCGGAGAAAATAATGTGAAAAATAGTAACACTATTTTTGAAGAAAATCAAGCAAAATTATATTTACTAAATTCAAAACAAAATGAACTAATCAAAAACGTTATAACAGAATTTGACAAAATAGACGCTGATTTCATTATAGTAGTAGGTGGATTTATAGAAACTCTAGACGATAGCTTAGCTAGAAATTTAAATGCGCCATTCCTACTTTCAAAAGATACCAAATTTAAAAAAGGGACGCTAAATTTCACTGTTTTAAATGATATAGAAGAGATATTTAGCACTAGTAGCAACGCTATGACGCCTCTTAGATTTGAAAATCTACTTTATAAAAAAGCTAGGTCAAATTTAAAAACAGTAGTCCTACCTGAAAGTGACGATGAACGCATACTCAAAGCATCTGCTATCTTGCTTGAAAACAAAGCAGTAAATATAGTCCTTTTAGGTGATAAATACCAAATAAACAAAAAAGCTCGTCAATACGGACTAAATTTAGAAGATATAAAGGTCTATGATCCGCAAAATAGTGATCTTAGCGATGAATTTGCCACTACTTTATACGAACTTAGACGCGAAAAAGGAATGACTAAAGAAAAAGCTAGTGAGCTTATGAAAGATAGAACGTATTTTGGAACTATGCTAGTATATAAGGGCATATGCGATGCTATGGTAAGTGGAGCTAGCACTACTACAGCAGAGACTATAAGACCAGCACTTCAATTTATAAAAATGAAACCGGGCATTAGCACAGTTAGTGGTAGTTTTATAATGTGTTTAGATACCAAAATTCAGCTTTTTGCAGACTGCGCCATCACGCCTAATCCTACAGCCGATCAGCTTGCTAGCATAGCTATAAGTACAGCCAAAACGGCACGTGATTTTGGTTTAGAACCTAAAGTCGCTATGCTCAGCTACTCAACAGGCAGTAGCGGAAGCGGGGAAGACGTAAAATTTGTTGAAACTGCTACACAAAAGGCCAAAGCCCTAGCACCAAATTTAGATATCGAAGGCCCTATCCAGTTTGATGCCGCAGTAGATTTAGGCGTGGCTAAAAAGAAACTTCCAAACTCAAAAGTCGCAGGAGTCGCAAATACATTTATATTTCCAAATTTAAATTGTGGAAATATCACGTATAAAGCCGTCCAAAGAAGTGCAAACGCCGTTGCTATCGGACCTATACTTCAAGGACTAAACAAACCAGTAAATGACCTAAGCCGCGGCTGTTTGGTAGAAGATATAGTAAATACCGTCCTAATTAGTGCAATTCAATCTCAAGGAGAAAACATATGAAAATCTTAGTTATAAACTCAGGTAGTAGCTCTATCAAATTTAAACTTTATGATATGCAAAACAAAATAGCTATTTGTAAAGGCTTGATAGAACAGATAGGCTCTAAAAACTCACACGCAAAACTAATAGTCCTAAAAACCGGTGAAAGCTTCGAAAAATTTGGAGAGATTGAAAATCACGGTATCGGCATAGATATAATGAATGAGCTTTTATTTGTCAGTCACACACTAAAAAGCTTAGATGAGATAGACGGCGTAGGACACAGAGTAGTTCAAGGTGCTGATCTCTTTGATGATGCTGTTTTGATAGACGAAAAAGTTATGAAAACAATTGAAGAGTTAATCCCTCTAGCCCCACTTCACAACCCCGCTCATCTTGCCGGTATGAAAGAGACTTTAAAAGTCAGACCAGACATTCCAAACGTAGCAGTTTTTGATACTGTATTTCATCAAACTATGCCAAAAAGCTCATATATGTATCCGCTTCCTTTAGAGTTTTATGAAAAATACAAAATAAGACGTTATGGCGCACACGGAACTAGCCACAACTTTGTAGCAAGGCAAGGTGCAAAGATACTAGGAATTGATTTTGATAAGTTTAGCTGTATTACGCTGCACCTTGGAAGTGGTGCAAGCATAACAGCCATAAAAGACGGAAAATGTATAGATACAAGTATGGGTCTTACGCCTCTTGAGGGACTTATGATGGGGACAAGGTGTGGCAGTATCGACCCTGCTATAGTTCCGTTTCTGATGAAAAATGCAAATTTAAGTGGCGAAGAGATAGATACCATAATGAACAAAAAAAGCGGACTTTTAGCTATAAGTGGCACAAATGATATGCGTGAGATA
The sequence above is a segment of the Campylobacter hyointestinalis subsp. lawsonii genome. Coding sequences within it:
- a CDS encoding DedA family protein yields the protein MLESIINFLVDLVADWGYIGIFLLMALESSFFPFPSEVVMIPAGYLVFKGDMNMFLAFLSGAFGSLFGALFNYYLCYFFGRPFIEKYGKFVGITEEKMRKFETFFEKYGEISTFNCRLLPGIRQYISLPAGLAKMNIFRFSLLTTLGAGIWVAILMAIGYILGDQKELIKEYLHIITIALIFVVFFITAVYLYIKRKEK
- the lpxD gene encoding UDP-3-O-(3-hydroxymyristoyl)glucosamine N-acyltransferase, with the translated sequence MKLSEIYKILGLEFSGADIEILALNSLGRANENELSYCDSPKNAKFIKESRAGAILVTKDLANLVKSRAVIVENPHLAFALLSKPFSKPLFYPKVEPTIDSTAKIMPNVYIGSNAKIGKNVVVMAGAYIGDNVIIGDDSIIHPNVVIYNNSKVGSRCHLNANCVIGSDGFGFAHTKLGEHIKIYHNGWVEIEDDVEIGACTTIDRGVFEPTIVKRYSKIDNLVQIGHNCELGFGCIIVSQVGLAGSSKLGRNVVMGGQSATAGHLSIGDFAQVAGRAGVTKDLLGGEQYAGYPVMRLKEWFKIQAKILKEFGVKRKFSQ
- the ilvN gene encoding acetolactate synthase small subunit, which codes for MRRVISAIVLNEHGVLSRIVGLFSGRGYNIDSLTVAPIPESEFSRVNIVTSGDERVFEQIVKQLHKLIPTYKVIDSGEFIEKEMVLVKISLSEDFSGLDAILKSYNGSVANANENYIIVMACDNASRIDCFIKVMKKYNPVQIVRSGSVMMEI
- a CDS encoding acetolactate synthase large subunit, producing MKKLNGSQMISEALKHEGVSVVFGYPGGAALNIYDETYKQNYFTHILTRHEQAAVHAADGYARATGKVGVAFVTSGPGFTNAVTGLATAYADSIPLVLISGQVALPLIGTDAFQEIDAVGISRPCVKHNFLVKTVDELPLVLKQAFYIARSGRPGPVHIDIPKDVTAAIGEFKYPDEIKMQTYKPNTKGHPNQIKKACEAIAKSKKPIVYIGGGAVSSNSSDEIRKFISKTKIPAVETLMALGVLRSDDELNLGMVGMHGSYAANMALSEADLIICFGARFDDRVTGKLSEFGKNAKVIHVDIDPSSIGKIVNAEFPIVGDLKNVMIELNNKIDLDPANFASWRDQIKIYENLHPLCFKDSDDVLKPQWVVQNIANIVGDDAIIATDVGQHQMWVAQFYPFNHPRQLLTSGGLGTMGFGLPSAMGAAFGSDKPVIAVSGDGGFLMNVQELMTLSANKKRVINIVLNNNFLGMVRQWQTFFYGGRYSNTDLELQPDFVKVCEGFGGIGFSVETKDEFKKALQTALKSDTVSVIEVKIDRFENVLPMVPAGAAIYNMILE
- the flgH gene encoding flagellar basal body L-ring protein FlgH, yielding MKTKYIFISILSVFAFAGCATGTDPKISMQPPVYVEELPSRENGLGQSNLGSLFGRGDNPLFSDRKAMNVNDIVTVVIEETTSQTSKANKATERDSTISLNGGAFTTPEGSPLSGPLRDVNKIAGIGFSGGGSNQYSGSGSNSRDEAFNTTISARIIKVLNNGNYFIEGSKELLVNNEKQIIQISGVIRPYDISQKNEIESKYIADAKILYKTEGEIARATKKPWGTSLLEAIWPF
- the pta gene encoding phosphate acetyltransferase, whose amino-acid sequence is MLRAIYVLNSDFRNEDFKQKLLEKLSSTYKKIVTFLPIGENNVKNSNTIFEENQAKLYLLNSKQNELIKNVITEFDKIDADFIIVVGGFIETLDDSLARNLNAPFLLSKDTKFKKGTLNFTVLNDIEEIFSTSSNAMTPLRFENLLYKKARSNLKTVVLPESDDERILKASAILLENKAVNIVLLGDKYQINKKARQYGLNLEDIKVYDPQNSDLSDEFATTLYELRREKGMTKEKASELMKDRTYFGTMLVYKGICDAMVSGASTTTAETIRPALQFIKMKPGISTVSGSFIMCLDTKIQLFADCAITPNPTADQLASIAISTAKTARDFGLEPKVAMLSYSTGSSGSGEDVKFVETATQKAKALAPNLDIEGPIQFDAAVDLGVAKKKLPNSKVAGVANTFIFPNLNCGNITYKAVQRSANAVAIGPILQGLNKPVNDLSRGCLVEDIVNTVLISAIQSQGENI
- a CDS encoding acetate kinase; the encoded protein is MKILVINSGSSSIKFKLYDMQNKIAICKGLIEQIGSKNSHAKLIVLKTGESFEKFGEIENHGIGIDIMNELLFVSHTLKSLDEIDGVGHRVVQGADLFDDAVLIDEKVMKTIEELIPLAPLHNPAHLAGMKETLKVRPDIPNVAVFDTVFHQTMPKSSYMYPLPLEFYEKYKIRRYGAHGTSHNFVARQGAKILGIDFDKFSCITLHLGSGASITAIKDGKCIDTSMGLTPLEGLMMGTRCGSIDPAIVPFLMKNANLSGEEIDTIMNKKSGLLAISGTNDMREIEAKMDAGDENAKLAFDMFVLRIKKYIGAYIAILGEINAIIFTAGIGENDARIREAVCSGLEIFGIRMDKNKNSVLLDEPRRVGLPETKVRIIIVPTDEELAIAEDTVRIIENLK